Within Nitrososphaerales archaeon, the genomic segment CCTTTCTTCATCATTCAAGTTTATCTGGTTCAAGAAAGCTCATAACTACAATTTAAGTTTGATTGTTAAATAGAAAGAGATAGAAGAGATAGAAAGTAGAAGGGCTAATGATGGAAGAAAATTTTCAAAGTTTGAAGACGCGGCTTAAGATCATCAATTCGGGACCGCTCGTCAATGTACCGACGATGGCATTCCGAGAGTTCACAAGGATTCCCGATGAGACATAAGGTACACCACCATTTACCGTACAAGGTTCAACATCTACCTTCAGTATACTAGCAACTTGAGAGATTTCTGAACGTGAAGCCGATGGATGAATAATAGCTCCACTATTGCTTGCCGCGATCATGGATCCAACCTGAGAATGATTATAAAGAGACATGACCTTAATAGGGACATTTAAGACTTTTTCGACCAAATCCCTCACAGACCTTGGAATAATATTAGAGACTACTGCACCATAATCGTTGGCAGTAATAAGATTTCCTATAGATGTATATTTAAAAGGTACTCTTTCGACTGGTAGATCGGTCTCTTCTCTGATTGTGTTGATCTCTTCATCATCAGCGAATCTTGAGACGAGTATACCATAACTATTCATAGCGACCAATGAGCCTATCAATCTTGAGCCCCCTATTGAAGTCTTAACAGGCTTTACACCTAAAAGTGATGAAAATTTTTGGATCTTTGTAGGTGCTAAACTCTTTGGAACAAGGATAAAACGTTCATTGGTCTTCGCAAAAATCCCTATATTGGGACTTCGATACATATTCATTAGATAGATTCCCATAAGAAAGTCACCAGATCTTCGTGATGATAATATCACACGGATTACATCCTAAGATATTATTCATCTCGATGTTTTAAGTATTTATTTGTAGTAAGTGATTTAAATTTTTTGTTTAAAAGCCCTGGGCGGGTCTCGATCCCGCGACCTATCGCTCTCCCTTCATTCGATACGAGGCGATCGCTCTTCCAACTGAGCTACCAGGGCCAAGTTTCTTTAATCATCTTCGATCACTTAAATCTTATTTTTCAAGATGTCACATAATTCAAAAT encodes:
- a CDS encoding translation initiation factor IF-6, whose product is MGIYLMNMYRSPNIGIFAKTNERFILVPKSLAPTKIQKFSSLLGVKPVKTSIGGSRLIGSLVAMNSYGILVSRFADDEEINTIREETDLPVERVPFKYTSIGNLITANDYGAVVSNIIPRSVRDLVEKVLNVPIKVMSLYNHSQVGSMIAASNSGAIIHPSASRSEISQVASILKVDVEPCTVNGGVPYVSSGILVNSRNAIVGTLTSGPELMILSRVFKL